One window from the genome of Hydra vulgaris chromosome 02, alternate assembly HydraT2T_AEP encodes:
- the LOC136077148 gene encoding uncharacterized protein LOC136077148 — MSIEYFLCCEGIKVRVCQASFCSVLSIKPDRVLRIARHWYEHGTTRPENRGGDRKKIAFFEKKEVIKNHIQSFNCRAIHYGRKGAPGRKYLPSDLNVKRMYELFLDKNNAYTVATVGYHYYYGVFMNHFNLAFGYPATVTCSTCQTYKLAMKNQNITDNQKKIKNCSFHSSSKESQKIL; from the exons ATGAGTATTGAGTACTTTTTATGCTGCGAGGGAATTAAAGTACGAGTTTGCCAAGCTTCATTTTGTTCAGTATTGT CCATAAAACCTGATAGAGTTTTAAGAATTGCAAGACACTGGTATGAACATGGAACAACCAGACCTGAAAATAGAGGAGGAGACAGGAagaaaatagctttttttgaaaagaaagaagttattaaaaaccatattcAGTCTTTTAATTGTAGAGCAATTCATTATGGAAGAAAAGGTGCTCCAGGACGTAAATATTTGCCCTCTGATTTAAATGTAAAGCGGATGTACGaactttttttggataaaaacaATGCTTATACTGTAGCTACTGTAGGCTACCATTATTATTATGGGGTATTTATGAATCATTTCAATTTAGCTTTTGGATACCCAGCAACAGTTACATGCTCTACATGTCAAACATATAAGTTGGCTatgaaaaaccaaaatattactgataaccaaaaaaaaattaaaaactgctcTTTTCATTCTTCATCGAAGGAAAGCCAGAAAATTTTATAG